In a single window of the Diabrotica undecimpunctata isolate CICGRU chromosome 11, icDiaUnde3, whole genome shotgun sequence genome:
- the LOC140452893 gene encoding elongation factor 1-alpha-like: MGKEKIHINIVVIGHVDSGKSTTTGHLIYKCGGIDKRTIEKFEKEAQEMGKGSFKYAWVLDKLKAERERGITIDIALWKFETAKYYVTIIDAPGHRDFIKNMITGTSQADCAVLIVAAGTGEFEAGISKNGQTREHALLALTLGVKQLIVGVNKMDSTEPAYSESRFEEIKKEVASYIKKIGYNPAAVAFVPISGWHGDNMLEGSDRMPWFKGWNIKRKEGKAEGKCLIEALDAILPPSRPTEKPLRLPLQDVYKIGGIGTVPVGRVETGVLKPGMVVVFAPANLTTEVKSVEMHHEALQEAVPGDNVGFNVKNVSVKELRRGYVAGDTKNNPPRGASDFTAQVIVLNHPGKISNGYTPVLDCHTAHIACKFAEIKEKVDRRSGKTTEENPKAIKSGDAAIVNLVPTKPMCVELFQEFPPLGRFAVRDMKQTVAVGVIKSVAFKDPSAGKVTKAAEKAQKKK; encoded by the exons ATGGGTAAAGAAAAGATTCACATTAACATCGTCGTCATTGGACACGTAGATTCTGGTAAATCTACTACTACTGGACATTTAATTTACAAATGTGGTGGTATTGATAAACGTACCATTGAAAAGTTCGAAAAGGAAGCCCAAGAAATGGGTAAAGGTTCATTCAAATATGCCTGGGTACTTGACAAACTTAAGGCCGAGAGAGAACGTGGTATTACAATTGATATTGCTCTGTGGAAATTCGAAACAGCTAAATACTATGTAACCATCATTGATGCTCCTGGACACAGAGATTTCATTAAGAACATGATCACTGGTACATCACAAGCTGACTGTGCTGTACTTATTGTTGCAGCTGGTACCGGTGAATTCGAAGCAGGTATTTCAAAGAATGGACAAACACGTGAACATGCTCTTCTTGCATTAACCCTTGGTGTAAAACAACTTATTGTTGGTGTCAACAAAATGGACTCCACTGAACCAGCATACAGTGAATCACGTTTTGAGGAAATCAAGAAAGAAGTAGCCTCGTACATCAAAAAGATTGGTTATAACCCAGCTGCAGTTGCGTTTGTGCCAATCTCAGGATGGCATGGGGACAACATGTTAGAAGGATCTGACAGGATGCCATGGTTCAAGGGATGGAATATTAAACGTAAAGAAGGTAAAGCTGAAGGAAAGTGCTTGATTGAGGCTTTGGATGCTATCCTACCCCCATCTCGTCCAACTGAGAAGCCCCTCCGTCTTCCACTCcag GATGTCTACAAAATTGGTGGTATTGGAACAGTACCTGTAGGCCGTGTTGAAACTGGTGTATTGAAACCTGGTATGGTTGTAGTTTTCGCTCCAGCCAATTTGACGACTGAAGTAAAATCTGTTGAAATGCATCATGAAGCACTCCAGGAAGCAGTACCTGGTGACAACGTTGGTTTCAACGTCAAGAACGTCTCTGTTAAAGAATTGCGTCGTGGTTATGTAGCTGGAGACACCAAGAACAACCCACCCAGAGGAGCTTCAGACTTCACTGCCCAAGTCATTGTACTCAACCACCCTGGTAAAATCTCAAATGGATACACCCCTGTGCTTGATTGTCACACAGCCCACATTGCCTGCAAATTCGCTGAAATCAAAGAAAAGGTTGACCGTCGTTCTGGTAAAACCACTGAAGAAAATCCCAAAGCCATCAAATCTGGTGATGCCGCCATTGTCAACTTGGTACCTACGAAGCCCATGTGTGTAGAATTATTCCAAGAATTCCCACCCCTTGGACGTTTTGCTGTCCGTGACATGAAGCAAACAGTTGCAGTAGGAGTCATCAAGAGCGTTGCCTTCAAAGATCCCAGCGCCGGAAAAGTCACAAAAGCTGCAGAAAAGGCacaaaagaagaaatag
- the LOC140452945 gene encoding uncharacterized protein, with protein MKNQQANLTFFNIYAPTENASEEEKNEFYEKIEELYEEIPKNDILILLGDFNAKIGKEDTNREIAGKETIHQNTNNNGRRICNLAAATDTFIISTQFKHKKEHKNVRSSREANADSDHILVISDMKLKILTDKNDRKKRKRRNRSKPNTDNANRKFCTKLEEKLLVLKPSNVDKTWEDIKDSILITAEETIGLMEDNKRKDWYDEECEQASKDKDKARHRQSELEFYTKLTVAFRR; from the exons ATGAAAAATCAACAagcaaatttaacattttttaacatatatgcccCTACTGAgaatgcttctgaagaagaaaagaatgaattctatgaGAAAATTGAAGAATTGTacgaagaaataccaaagaacgACATACTAATCCTgttaggagacttcaacgcaaagATAGGGAAAGAAGACACGAACAGAGAAATCGCAGGAAAAGAAACGATCCATCAAAATACGAATAACAATGGCAGGAGAATATGTAATCTAGCAGCAGCAACCGATACTTTTATTATTAGCACTCAATTCAAGCACAAAAAAGAGCACAAA AATGTAAGGTCTTCCAGGGAAGCCAATGCTGATTCGGATCACATTTTGGTGATAAGCGACATGAAATTGAAGATACTTACAGATAAAAAcgacagaaagaaaagaaagaggagGAATCGGTCGAAACCAAATACAGATAATGCAAACAGAAAATTCTGCACTAAATTGGAAGAAAAACTACTAGTCCTAAAACCATCGAACGTAGATAAAACATGGGAAGACATAAAAGATAGTATCTTAATAACAGCAGAGGAGACGATAGGACTAatggaagacaataaaagaaaggattggTACGATGAAGAATGCGAGCAAGCTAGTAAAGATAAGGACAAAGCAAGACACAG GCAATCAGAACTGGAATTTTATACAAAGCTAACAGTAGCCTTTAGAAGGTGA